Proteins encoded within one genomic window of Citrobacter amalonaticus Y19:
- the flgA gene encoding flagellar basal body P-ring formation chaperone FlgA: MQTLKRGLAMLALLFSPLTLAQDLNAQLNDWFVQRLAGFSDDVVVTVRTAPNLLPHCETPAFSMTGAKLWGNVNVLARCANEKRYLQVNVQATGNYVVAAAPVTRGGTLGPASVTLKRGRLDQLPPRTVLDISQVQDAVSLRDLAPGQPIQLNMLRQAWRIKAGQRVQVVASGDGFSVNAEGKALNNAAVAQNARVRMLSGQIVSGIVDPDGNILINL, from the coding sequence ATGCAAACGTTAAAACGTGGATTAGCCATGCTGGCGCTGCTGTTCAGCCCCCTGACGCTGGCTCAGGATTTGAATGCGCAGCTTAACGACTGGTTCGTCCAGCGTCTGGCGGGATTCAGCGACGACGTGGTCGTTACCGTGCGTACCGCGCCCAATCTGCTGCCGCATTGTGAAACGCCGGCGTTCAGCATGACCGGGGCAAAGCTGTGGGGGAACGTGAATGTGCTGGCACGTTGCGCCAATGAAAAGCGTTACCTGCAGGTCAACGTGCAGGCGACGGGGAACTATGTGGTCGCAGCCGCGCCCGTTACCCGTGGAGGGACGCTTGGCCCGGCCAGCGTCACGCTCAAACGCGGACGGCTTGACCAACTCCCCCCACGCACTGTGCTGGATATCAGCCAGGTTCAGGACGCGGTGAGTCTGCGCGACCTTGCGCCAGGACAGCCCATCCAGCTCAATATGCTGCGTCAGGCGTGGCGGATTAAGGCCGGACAGCGCGTACAGGTGGTTGCGAGCGGCGATGGATTTAGCGTCAATGCGGAAGGTAAAGCCCTGAACAATGCGGCGGTCGCGCAGAACGCACGAGTGAGAATGTTATCGGGTCAGATCGTCAGCGGTATTGTCGATCCTGATGGGAATATTCTTATTAACCTATAA
- the flgM gene encoding flagellar biosynthesis anti-sigma factor FlgM, with protein MSIDRTSPMKPVSTVQARETTDAPVLKARQEKTSTATSTSVTLSDAQAKLMQPGAGDINMERVEALKTAIRNGELKMDTGKIADSLIRETQSYLQSE; from the coding sequence ATGAGCATTGACCGTACCTCACCTATGAAACCCGTTAGCACCGTTCAGGCGCGTGAAACGACGGATGCGCCGGTCCTCAAAGCGCGTCAGGAAAAAACCTCGACGGCAACCAGTACCAGCGTGACGTTAAGCGATGCTCAGGCAAAACTGATGCAGCCTGGCGCGGGTGACATCAACATGGAACGCGTTGAAGCCCTGAAAACCGCTATTCGTAACGGTGAGCTGAAGATGGACACGGGGAAAATTGCCGACTCGCTGATCCGCGAGACGCAGAGCTATCTCCAGAGTGAGTAA